The following proteins come from a genomic window of Malus domestica chromosome 02, GDT2T_hap1:
- the LOC139191058 gene encoding putative pentatricopeptide repeat-containing protein At5g59200, chloroplastic, whose amino-acid sequence MLYYPTSHNHYTFTYALKACCFLHDNNKGREVYARVVKTGHFSYTFIQNSLLHFYVTQADIVSATQVFDSIPNPDVSWTSMILGLNKCRFVEEAIVKFMSMDVPPNSTTLVIVMSACSSLGALKCSVGFLHEMWVFGDGSGEEVEPNEDTMVNVLSACSSIGALSLGQWVNSYISAWPDLVLNGILGNALINMYVKYGEVGMAVSVFKTLVCKDHMSWSTIISGMAMNGYGIHTLQLFSLMLVHGIPLDDVTFLGLLSACSHACLVDQGLMIFNVMKNVYRIAPQTLHYACLVDMYGRARFLEEAENFMKEMPTEVDGVVWGALLNACKIHGNEKMLKRIRNGLLKSRGVGIETYCGCKFLPPRSWTILHLQNN is encoded by the exons ATGCTCTACTACCCAACCTCCCACAACCACTACACCTTCACTTACGCTCTCAAGGCATGTTGCTTCCTTCATGATAACAACAAGGGCCGGGAAGTCTACGCCCGCGTCGTAAAAACCGGGCACTTTTCCTATACCTTCATCCAAAACTCGTTGCTTCACTTCTACGTAACCCAAGCTGACATTGTATCTGCTACCCAGGTTTTCGATTCCATACCAAACCCTGATGTTTCGTGGACTTCGATGATTTTGGGTCTTAACAAGTGTAGATTTGTGGAGGAAGCAATTGTTAAGTTTATGTCCATGGATGTGCCACCTAATTCTACTACTCTTGTCATTGTCATGTCCGCTTGTTCGAGTTTAGGAGCTTTAAAGTGCAGTGTTGGATTTTTACATGAGATGTGGGTCTTTG GAGATGGTTCAGGAGAGGAAGTTGAGCCTAATGAGGATACCATGGTAAATGTATTGTCAGCGTGTTCTTCGATTGGGGCATTGAGTTTAGGCCAGTGGGTGAATTCGTATATAAGTGCATGGCCAGATCTCGTGTTGAATGGCATTCTGGGAAATGCATTAATAAATATGTATGTAAAGTATGGGGAAGTAGGTATGGCAGTTTCGGTTTTTAAAACCCTGGTTTGCAAGGATCACATGTCGTGGAGTACCATCATAAGCGGCATGGCCATGAATGGTTATGGTATACACACGTTGCAGCTCTTTTCGCTCATGCTAGTCCACGGGATTCCTCTTGATGATGTAACCTTCCTTGGCTTGTTATCAGCATGTAGTCACGCATGTCTAGTTGATCAAGGGTTGATGATTTTCAATGTTATGAAAAATGTTTATCGGATTGCCCCTCAAACACTGCACTACGCCTGCCTAGTTGATATGTATGGTCGAGCAAGGTTCTTAGAGGAAGCAGAGAATTTCATGAAGGAAATGCCAACAGAAGTAGACGGCGTTGTTTGGGGAGCGTTGCTTAATGCATGCAAAATTCATGGGAATGAGAAGATGCTTAAGAGGATCAGAAATGGTCTCCTCAAGAGTCGAGGAGTAGGCATCGAAActtattgtggatgcaaatttcttcctcctcgatcttggacgattttgcacctacaaaacaattaa